Proteins from one Methanobacterium formicicum genomic window:
- a CDS encoding zinc ribbon domain-containing protein, with translation MAYLECDKCGGQYQLEGNESPEDFDDTCECGGKLKYVTSSDRIHRTKILSNINNPGVPCPYCDYKNKSNAKFCKQCGKKLEKNLISQINDEINLFAVFIGLAVSCIVLIIGSLLFGAIVASASLDISIYIGVVLVFMALCGGTTTGIVCGHKFKDGAINGFFMSLVALVILGFIVGLFLFIAMGITAALSSAFSSYSSTATSSSLGSSTSSSAGSGDFFLTIFKGIVIMILIFVFGAVGGSFGVFIKKALKSVSN, from the coding sequence ATGGCCTATTTAGAATGTGATAAATGTGGTGGACAATACCAACTTGAAGGAAATGAATCCCCGGAAGATTTTGATGATACCTGTGAGTGTGGGGGAAAATTAAAATATGTTACCAGTTCCGATAGAATTCATCGAACAAAGATACTTTCTAATATTAATAATCCTGGTGTTCCCTGTCCCTATTGTGATTATAAAAATAAATCAAATGCTAAATTCTGTAAACAGTGTGGTAAAAAATTAGAAAAAAATTTAATTTCCCAAATTAATGACGAAATAAATTTGTTTGCAGTTTTTATTGGGCTCGCTGTTTCCTGTATTGTCTTAATTATTGGTTCACTTCTATTTGGGGCAATTGTGGCCTCGGCCAGTTTAGATATATCCATTTATATAGGTGTGGTTCTGGTGTTCATGGCCTTATGTGGAGGGACCACCACTGGTATTGTATGTGGCCATAAATTTAAAGACGGGGCTATAAATGGTTTCTTCATGAGTTTAGTGGCTCTAGTGATTTTAGGTTTTATCGTTGGACTGTTCCTATTCATTGCCATGGGTATCACCGCTGCCCTTTCCAGTGCATTTTCATCTTACTCCTCAACAGCCACATCTTCGTCACTGGGAAGTAGTACTAGTTCCAGTGCGGGTTCAGGGGACTTCTTCCTCACTATTTTCAAGGGCATTGTAATCATGATATTGATCTTTGTCTTTGGTGCTGTAGGCGGTTCCTTTGGAGTTTTCATAAAAAAAGCCCTAAAAAGTGTTTCTAACTGA
- a CDS encoding zinc-ribbon domain-containing protein gives MRCQNCGYDNDMDATFCEKCGSRLDRYSHYGRQPRDVEKTGMSTSTKLLIVAVIALVAILGVFAGAWMMNPAKTPANTPVSANESSEKVTYQADWHQVTSFSGVSDDYRSFQIKGQRFKVVMSATPTLNYNTNFMNVDVSGTSGIIGSGNLNWGPNDDLSSKEKTIEFTAPPGNYYSHVTTKDLQSWNVTVYDYY, from the coding sequence ATGAGATGTCAAAACTGTGGTTATGATAATGATATGGATGCTACCTTTTGCGAAAAATGTGGATCCCGGTTGGATAGGTACTCCCATTACGGAAGACAACCCAGGGATGTTGAAAAAACTGGGATGAGCACCTCTACCAAGTTACTTATCGTTGCGGTCATAGCACTGGTAGCAATATTGGGAGTTTTTGCCGGGGCGTGGATGATGAACCCCGCTAAAACACCGGCAAACACTCCAGTCTCCGCTAATGAATCCTCGGAGAAAGTTACCTATCAAGCTGATTGGCATCAGGTCACCAGTTTCTCTGGGGTGAGTGATGATTACCGTTCATTCCAGATAAAAGGCCAGCGCTTTAAAGTGGTAATGTCGGCTACACCCACCTTGAATTACAATACTAACTTCATGAACGTGGATGTGAGTGGAACCAGTGGAATCATTGGCTCTGGGAATCTGAATTGGGGACCAAATGATGATCTAAGTAGTAAAGAAAAAACTATTGAATTTACTGCACCTCCAGGGAACTATTATTCCCATGTAACCACCAAAGACTTGCAGAGCTGGAATGTAACCGTTTATGACTACTATTAA